The following are encoded together in the Leptospiraceae bacterium genome:
- a CDS encoding HAMP domain-containing protein translates to MNLKNKFIASFLFLGIMSITSIAVGVYFLSVRVFYENFLEHHLNIAKHVAASIEGERHQEFNKTYSVNDPSFQHYYKYLQKIIENEKHITFLYTLNHSKENGDFSYAIDPYDIRYDTIWIESPYIGLEVNSDDRGRLTVRYDNFFYTEGFETDYGDKKFIIQILQQQDSSEIKINGNKVVSYNKKKNEWATPDNILLPESEAELTIKMFGEEIKYTYYYSLKNSMSSPPGGVYQEKNNSIALIKEAVRSGKSFIMQEAAHIAYGNLLLAISPIRNKKGENIGAVLLEISDRKVREYKNSLYFLFISIGILFAVFSIFVSYALARYLTKPITALSIAVGEIADGKMETRVSVNRKDELGQLSKSFNSMAKSIESAHSDLTNTNEAYSRFVPMEFLSLLGKKSILDVQLADQIQKEMSILFSDIRSFTSLSEQMTPEENFNFLNAYLRRVGPIIRHNNGFIDKYIGDAIMALFPVSPEDSVRSAIEIQNEIRVYNARRKKKGYAAITIGIGIHTGTLMLGTIGEHERMEGTVISDAVNLASRIEGLTKTYGSGILISDRTLSRLSDPTIYNYRMIDSVVVKGKQEPVTVFEIYDGYEESIFERIQKTKYDFELGILSYSNKEFSVALGLFQNVLRINPTDISAKLYIKRCEDAIRLGISDDWTSIEILTHK, encoded by the coding sequence ATGAATTTAAAAAATAAGTTTATCGCTTCCTTTCTATTTTTAGGAATAATGAGTATAACCTCGATTGCAGTTGGGGTTTACTTTTTAAGTGTTCGTGTGTTCTACGAAAACTTTCTGGAGCATCACCTAAATATTGCGAAGCATGTCGCCGCCTCCATTGAAGGCGAAAGGCATCAGGAATTCAACAAAACCTATTCCGTAAATGATCCTTCCTTTCAGCATTATTATAAATATCTACAGAAAATAATTGAAAACGAAAAACATATTACCTTTCTTTATACCTTAAACCACAGCAAAGAAAACGGAGATTTTTCTTACGCCATTGATCCCTATGATATTCGATATGATACGATTTGGATTGAAAGTCCCTATATTGGATTAGAAGTAAACTCGGATGATCGCGGTAGATTGACAGTGCGTTATGATAATTTCTTTTATACAGAAGGATTTGAAACAGACTACGGAGATAAAAAATTTATCATTCAAATTTTGCAACAACAGGATTCATCAGAAATAAAAATAAACGGAAATAAAGTTGTGTCTTACAACAAGAAAAAAAACGAATGGGCAACTCCGGATAATATCCTTTTGCCGGAAAGCGAAGCAGAATTGACAATCAAAATGTTCGGAGAAGAAATCAAATACACCTATTATTACAGCTTAAAAAATTCCATGTCCTCACCTCCAGGCGGAGTCTACCAGGAAAAAAATAATTCAATCGCACTCATTAAAGAAGCAGTTCGATCAGGAAAAAGTTTCATCATGCAAGAGGCAGCGCATATTGCCTATGGAAATTTGCTACTTGCCATTAGCCCCATTCGAAACAAGAAAGGCGAAAACATAGGAGCAGTCTTACTCGAAATCAGTGATAGAAAAGTTAGAGAATACAAAAACTCATTGTATTTCTTGTTTATATCGATTGGAATACTCTTTGCGGTCTTTTCCATTTTCGTTTCCTACGCACTCGCCCGCTATTTGACCAAGCCAATTACTGCTCTATCCATTGCGGTAGGCGAAATAGCTGATGGAAAAATGGAGACAAGGGTAAGTGTAAATCGCAAAGATGAATTAGGTCAATTAAGTAAAAGCTTTAACAGTATGGCAAAGAGCATTGAGTCAGCCCATTCTGATTTAACAAATACAAACGAGGCTTACAGTAGATTTGTCCCAATGGAATTCTTAAGCCTTCTTGGCAAAAAGAGTATTCTAGATGTTCAACTTGCAGACCAAATCCAAAAAGAAATGTCTATTCTATTCTCCGACATACGCTCGTTTACCTCACTCTCCGAGCAGATGACACCGGAGGAAAATTTTAATTTTCTAAATGCATACCTGAGGCGGGTAGGTCCTATTATCCGCCACAACAATGGCTTCATAGACAAATACATAGGTGATGCAATCATGGCACTTTTTCCAGTATCACCGGAAGACTCTGTTCGTTCCGCGATTGAAATCCAAAACGAAATTCGCGTTTATAATGCTCGCCGTAAAAAGAAAGGCTATGCTGCAATCACTATCGGAATTGGAATTCATACAGGAACTCTAATGCTGGGAACTATCGGAGAGCATGAAAGAATGGAAGGAACTGTAATTTCCGATGCAGTCAACTTAGCTTCCCGCATCGAAGGTCTAACCAAAACTTACGGCTCAGGAATCTTAATCAGTGACAGAACGCTTTCCAGATTAAGTGATCCAACTATTTACAATTATAGAATGATCGATAGTGTAGTCGTCAAAGGAAAACAAGAACCTGTTACTGTTTTTGAAATCTATGATGGATACGAGGAAAGTATCTTCGAACGAATCCAAAAAACAAAATACGATTTCGAACTTGGAATTCTTTCTTACTCAAATAAAGAATTTTCCGTCGCTCTTGGACTCTTTCAAAATGTTCTGAGAATTAATCCAACAGACATCTCCGCAAAACTCTATATCAAGCGTTGTGAAGATGCAATCCGCCTGGGCATCAGCGACGACTGGACAAGTATAGAGATTTTGACGCATAAGTAG
- a CDS encoding ankyrin repeat domain-containing protein, whose protein sequence is MQKTSFLNTKVILSIFLFLISISIHATTDEVLLYAAEKGDLSQVKTALNWDGDVNASDKNGATVLIKACENGHKVIVDLLLRKGAEVNARDKTGATALIYASIVGDKKIVELLIKYGADVNIKDSGGKSPLSEATQFQNKEVIELLKAAGAK, encoded by the coding sequence TTGCAAAAAACATCTTTTTTAAATACTAAAGTAATTCTTTCCATATTCCTATTCCTGATTTCCATATCCATACATGCAACAACGGATGAAGTTTTATTGTATGCAGCGGAAAAGGGAGATTTGTCACAAGTAAAAACTGCTCTCAACTGGGATGGGGATGTAAATGCTTCCGATAAAAATGGGGCAACCGTTTTAATCAAAGCCTGTGAAAATGGACATAAAGTAATCGTAGATTTATTGCTTCGCAAAGGCGCCGAAGTAAACGCCAGAGATAAGACCGGCGCTACTGCTTTAATCTATGCAAGCATTGTAGGTGACAAGAAAATTGTAGAGCTTTTAATTAAATACGGAGCAGATGTAAATATAAAAGACTCCGGCGGAAAATCACCATTATCCGAAGCCACTCAATTTCAAAATAAAGAAGTAATCGAACTCCTAAAAGCCGCAGGCGCAAAGTAA
- a CDS encoding right-handed parallel beta-helix repeat-containing protein, translating to MKTLAIIICFSLFGCLKAKKSPFDISSPSALFGSFLISSQNRSLQGTGTATGTGTGTGTGSTSFSVSGSISGFTAGTLILQNNVANDLTFTATNTYSFTGLASGSTYAITIKTNPTGFVCSIANASGTITANVTNANITCAVMTVNPAYTTNGLKWNDYINRDFTKDIFSQADTACNTANTGGYRTCVHAGEIRKFDIPSRSTCTGLTATDNLSALNWICKTNSTTGGVSFYSTGLKKGKYLSDLIDWTNNVWQSLTIIVKEGTTTLAVSNPLKLWTNGFDTSGTITPNASGNIYLYDVSILANSITISANKVSVVINPNGIKSIRTTGSCNAIAGIDISNRTFTWLEGSFDFGNSTQNAYGVLLSATKFSVLKNVKIQNVGMNCAATSNINNAINLNTASNNYLEDVVLSQTLGTSPANGNGLFLSTSDDNLVNGISISNMATDGIQITSSKSNTIMNATVISSAAECVLMQTNSHNNSILNISTANTNNYGIRYTTSNNGLFANVVVFNHQNHGIDLISGSSITVHNIAASNNPTGHVNLNLSDSYFTGIVKTSTATCIYTASSGGMNASCVPVSPSDFTAPLNIASISNTFVGYSATDLKNSTPSLSGNANGVALGSMTDWVRFDHLYKGIGKYNSASFPSTLHLGVCNSGNCTIWDLSLKSTDTVLRNANLSSVGAACPSASNMITHTYTGSNVTFLRNSIELLNDGVGNDNGLCEANEDCLLTPNIGSYQGHGNLVSSSTLSGGCADVTTQGIKLYQYETNGY from the coding sequence ATGAAAACGCTCGCAATCATTATTTGTTTCAGTTTATTTGGTTGTCTAAAGGCAAAGAAATCTCCCTTTGATATTAGCTCACCTTCTGCTTTGTTTGGAAGTTTCCTTATTTCCTCTCAGAACCGGTCGCTGCAAGGAACTGGCACTGCAACAGGAACAGGAACCGGGACAGGGACAGGATCGACAAGTTTTTCAGTGAGTGGAAGCATCTCAGGATTTACCGCTGGAACTCTCATCTTACAAAACAATGTAGCAAACGATTTAACTTTTACGGCAACAAACACCTATTCGTTTACTGGCTTGGCTTCTGGCTCTACTTATGCAATTACAATCAAAACAAATCCGACTGGTTTTGTCTGCTCTATTGCCAATGCATCAGGAACTATTACGGCTAACGTTACAAATGCGAATATTACTTGTGCAGTCATGACGGTTAATCCTGCTTATACGACAAATGGACTCAAATGGAATGACTATATCAACCGTGATTTCACGAAAGATATTTTCTCTCAAGCGGATACTGCTTGTAATACGGCAAACACAGGTGGATACAGAACTTGCGTTCATGCAGGAGAGATTCGCAAATTCGATATACCGTCTAGGTCTACTTGCACGGGGCTAACAGCTACTGATAATCTTTCTGCTCTCAACTGGATTTGTAAAACTAATTCTACTACTGGAGGAGTGTCCTTTTACTCAACAGGTCTCAAAAAAGGAAAGTATCTTTCTGATCTAATTGATTGGACGAATAACGTATGGCAAAGTCTTACAATCATTGTAAAAGAAGGAACGACGACGTTAGCTGTTAGTAACCCTTTAAAATTATGGACAAACGGATTTGATACAAGTGGAACAATTACTCCAAATGCAAGTGGGAATATTTACTTATATGATGTTTCTATTCTAGCAAATTCAATTACAATTTCTGCTAACAAAGTATCAGTAGTTATTAATCCAAATGGAATTAAGTCTATTCGAACTACTGGGAGTTGCAATGCAATTGCAGGCATTGACATTTCAAATAGAACATTCACATGGCTAGAAGGAAGTTTTGATTTTGGAAATAGCACACAAAATGCTTACGGTGTGCTTTTATCTGCGACTAAGTTTAGTGTATTGAAGAATGTAAAGATTCAAAATGTAGGAATGAATTGTGCTGCGACGAGTAATATTAATAATGCGATCAATTTGAATACAGCATCAAACAATTATTTAGAAGATGTCGTTCTTTCACAAACGCTCGGCACTTCTCCGGCTAATGGCAACGGGCTATTCCTTTCTACGAGTGATGATAATTTAGTAAATGGTATTAGTATTTCTAATATGGCGACTGACGGTATTCAGATAACTAGTTCTAAGAGTAATACAATTATGAATGCAACGGTTATTAGCTCCGCCGCTGAATGCGTTCTGATGCAAACTAATTCTCATAATAATTCTATTTTAAACATTAGCACGGCGAATACAAATAATTACGGAATTCGTTACACAACTAGCAATAATGGGTTATTTGCGAATGTGGTTGTATTTAACCATCAAAATCACGGAATTGATTTGATTTCAGGAAGTTCAATTACAGTTCATAACATTGCTGCAAGTAATAACCCAACAGGGCACGTAAATTTAAATTTATCTGATTCCTATTTCACGGGAATTGTTAAAACATCGACAGCAACTTGCATTTATACGGCAAGTAGTGGAGGAATGAATGCGAGCTGTGTTCCTGTTTCACCATCAGATTTTACTGCTCCCTTAAATATTGCTAGCATATCGAATACTTTCGTGGGATATTCTGCAACAGATTTAAAAAATTCAACACCTAGCTTAAGTGGAAATGCAAATGGAGTTGCTCTCGGTTCAATGACTGACTGGGTGAGATTTGACCATCTCTATAAGGGTATAGGAAAATATAATTCAGCTAGTTTTCCAAGCACCTTGCATTTAGGTGTTTGCAACTCAGGAAATTGCACAATATGGGATCTTTCTTTAAAGAGCACTGATACAGTTTTGCGCAATGCGAATCTATCGAGCGTAGGTGCTGCTTGTCCTTCTGCATCGAATATGATTACGCACACATACACAGGAAGCAATGTAACTTTTTTACGTAACTCAATTGAATTACTAAACGACGGTGTCGGAAACGACAACGGACTATGTGAGGCTAATGAAGATTGTCTCCTGACTCCTAATATTGGTTCTTATCAGGGGCATGGGAATTTAGTTTCTTCTAGCACACTCAGTGGTGGTTGTGCCGATGTGACAACGCAGGGTATTAAGTTGTATCAGTATGAGACTAATGGGTATTAG